From the genome of Candidatus Omnitrophota bacterium:
GAATATAGAGATAACCCTAATCACGCCGATAGCGCTCGAGAAGGAACTGAGGTTCGCCGTAAGAGAAGGCGGACACACGGTAGGCGCGGGAGTCGTGACACAGGTCATTGAGTGATACGATGGCACAGCAACAGCAGCAGCAGAAGATAAGGATAAAGCTTTTGGCGTACGATCACCGCCTCCTCGATATATCCACGAGCGAGATAGTGGAGACGGCCAAGCGCACGGGCGCGCTCGTCGTCGGACCGATACCGCTCCCGACCAGGCGCGAGGTCTTCACGGTGCTCCGTTCGCCGCACGTCGACAAGAAGTCGCGGGAGCAGTTCCAGATAAAGACGCACAAGCGCCTTCTCGACATAATAAACCCTACGTCCAAGACGATCGACGCGCTGAAGAAGCTGGACCTTCCGGCCGGCGTATATGTGGAGATCAGGTGATATATGGTCAGTATACTCGGTAAAAAAGTCGGGATGACAAAGATATTCGATGAGGGCGGAAGGTACGTGCCGGTGACGCTCATAGAGGCCGGACCGTGCTATGTCCTGCAGGTGAAGACGAAGGCGACAGACGGCTACGATGCTATCCAGGTGGGGTTGGGGGAAAAGAAGGCGAAACACGCGACCCTCCCGGAACAGGGTCACGCAAAGAAGGCCGGGACCGCTATACCGCGTTTTGTCCGTGAACTGAAGGTTAAGGATGCCGCCGGTTACAAGCCGGGACAGAAGATCGAAGCGGACCTTTTCGCCAAAGGGGATTTTGTCGATGTCACAGGGACGTCGATAGGACGGGGCTTCCAGGGCGGAATGAAGCGATGGGGATGGTCGGGCGGTGACGCGGGGCACGGTTCTATGTTCCACCGCGCCGTCGGATCGATACAGTCGGGCGCCCGGCTCGGCAGGGTCACCAAGGGGCATCATCTCCCCGGCCATATGGGGAATGTGAGGATCACCATACAGAACCTGGAAGTGATCGATGTCGACAAGGAAAATAATCTTATCGCCGTAAAGGGGGCTGTGCC
Proteins encoded in this window:
- the rpsJ gene encoding 30S ribosomal protein S10, with the protein product MAQQQQQQKIRIKLLAYDHRLLDISTSEIVETAKRTGALVVGPIPLPTRREVFTVLRSPHVDKKSREQFQIKTHKRLLDIINPTSKTIDALKKLDLPAGVYVEIR